Proteins found in one Chlamydia pneumoniae TW-183 genomic segment:
- a CDS encoding sodium:solute symporter family protein: MNFSLFLFFLIAIQGICLYVGRRGSKKVEDRESYFLAGRSLKIFPLMMTFIATQIGGGVLLGAAEEAFCYGYGGILYPLGVALGLIFLGMGPGKRLAEGSLTTVVSIFEVFYGSKKLRKIAFLLSAGSLFFILVAQVIALDRLFSSFPFGKYVTVAFWIVLASYTSTGGFRGVVRTDVIQAGFLLIAVLVCGVSVWLSVPKSLSVLDPFQSLPCAKLSNWIFMPMLFMLVEQDMVQRCVAASSPKRLQWAAVGAGLVLLLFNFIPLFLGSLGAKAGLKAGCPLIDTIAYFCNPSLAAVMAAAIGVAILSTADSLMNAVSQLIAEEYPTLKAPYYRYLVLGLAVAAPLVAIGFTNIVDVLILSYSLSVCCLSVPVGFYLLAPKGRRVSGAAAWAGVLVGALGYGWVQIVSLGMFGELLAWIGSLVAFSFVGFIEITWKNKVKTQT; the protein is encoded by the coding sequence ATGAATTTTTCATTATTTTTATTTTTCCTGATAGCTATTCAGGGAATCTGCTTGTACGTGGGACGTCGTGGTAGCAAAAAGGTAGAAGATCGCGAGAGCTATTTTCTTGCAGGAAGGAGTTTAAAAATCTTTCCTTTGATGATGACATTCATTGCCACCCAAATCGGTGGCGGTGTACTTCTTGGGGCTGCTGAAGAGGCCTTCTGTTATGGTTATGGGGGGATTCTTTATCCTTTAGGAGTCGCTTTAGGGTTGATTTTCTTAGGAATGGGGCCCGGGAAGCGGTTGGCAGAGGGATCGTTAACGACCGTAGTCTCTATCTTTGAAGTGTTTTATGGTTCTAAAAAGCTCCGTAAGATCGCATTTTTATTATCCGCAGGTTCCTTATTTTTCATCCTGGTCGCTCAGGTGATTGCTTTAGATCGGTTGTTTAGCAGCTTCCCTTTTGGCAAGTACGTAACCGTAGCATTTTGGATTGTCTTAGCATCCTATACCTCAACAGGAGGGTTTCGCGGGGTCGTACGTACTGATGTGATCCAAGCAGGATTTCTTCTTATTGCGGTGCTCGTCTGTGGTGTTTCTGTATGGCTCTCTGTCCCTAAATCCTTGTCTGTGTTGGATCCTTTCCAATCACTTCCTTGTGCGAAGCTTTCCAATTGGATATTCATGCCTATGCTCTTTATGCTTGTTGAGCAGGATATGGTGCAAAGGTGTGTGGCTGCCTCCTCTCCAAAACGCTTGCAATGGGCGGCTGTAGGCGCAGGCCTTGTTCTTCTTCTTTTTAACTTTATCCCTTTATTTTTAGGTTCTTTAGGAGCTAAAGCAGGCCTTAAAGCAGGATGCCCTCTGATTGATACCATTGCATATTTTTGCAATCCCTCACTAGCAGCTGTGATGGCTGCTGCCATCGGCGTTGCGATTCTCTCTACCGCGGACTCTCTTATGAATGCTGTAAGCCAGCTAATCGCTGAAGAATACCCTACGTTGAAAGCCCCTTATTATCGTTATTTAGTATTGGGTTTGGCGGTTGCAGCTCCTCTTGTTGCTATTGGTTTTACAAACATCGTAGATGTCTTGATTTTAAGCTATAGCCTGTCAGTGTGTTGTCTTTCAGTCCCTGTGGGTTTCTATCTTCTAGCTCCTAAAGGTCGCCGTGTGAGCGGAGCTGCTGCTTGGGCAGGAGTGCTCGTTGGTGCTCTGGGCTATGGATGGGTTCAGATAGTCTCTTTGGGGATGTTTGGGGAGCTATTGGCTTGGATAGGTTCTCTAGTCGCCTTTTCCTTTGTAGGATTTATTGAGATCACTTGGAAAAACAAAGTCAAAACGCAAACTTAG
- the mtaB gene encoding tRNA (N(6)-L-threonylcarbamoyladenosine(37)-C(2))-methylthiotransferase MtaB produces MTVAEVKGTFKLVCLGCRVNQYEVQAYRDQLTILGYQEVLDSEIPADLCIINTCAVTASAESSGRHAVRQLCRQNPTAHIVVTGCLGESDKEFFASLDRQCTLVSNKEKSRLIEKIFSYDTTFPEFKIHSFEGKSRAFIKVQDGCNSFCSYCIIPYLRGRSVSRPAEKILAEIAGVVDQGYREVVIAGINVGDYCDGERSLASLIEQVDQIPGIERIRISSIDPDDITEDLHRAITSSRHTCPSSHLVLQSGSNSILKRMNRKYSRGDFLDCVEKFRASDPRYAFTTDVIVGFPGESDQDFEDTLRIIEDVGFIKVHSFPFSARRRTKAYTFDNQIPNQVIYERKKYLAEVAKRVGQKEMMKRLGETTEVLVEKVTGQVATGHSPYFEKVSFPVVGTVAINTLVSVRLDRVEEEGLIGEIV; encoded by the coding sequence ATGACGGTTGCGGAAGTCAAAGGAACATTTAAGCTGGTCTGTTTAGGCTGTCGGGTGAATCAGTATGAGGTCCAAGCATATCGCGACCAGTTGACTATCTTAGGTTACCAAGAGGTCCTGGATTCTGAAATCCCTGCAGATTTATGCATAATCAATACGTGTGCTGTCACAGCTTCTGCTGAGAGTTCGGGTCGTCATGCTGTGCGTCAGTTATGTCGTCAGAACCCTACAGCACATATTGTTGTCACAGGTTGTTTGGGGGAATCTGACAAAGAGTTTTTTGCTTCTTTGGATCGGCAATGCACGCTTGTTTCCAATAAAGAAAAATCCCGACTTATAGAAAAAATTTTTTCCTATGATACGACCTTCCCTGAGTTCAAGATCCATAGTTTTGAGGGAAAGTCTCGAGCTTTTATTAAAGTTCAAGATGGCTGTAATTCTTTTTGCTCGTACTGCATTATTCCTTATTTGCGGGGGCGTTCGGTTTCTCGTCCTGCTGAGAAGATTTTAGCTGAAATCGCAGGGGTTGTAGACCAAGGATATCGCGAAGTTGTAATTGCAGGAATTAATGTTGGAGATTATTGCGATGGAGAGCGTTCATTAGCCTCTTTGATTGAACAGGTGGACCAGATTCCTGGAATTGAGAGGATTCGAATTTCCTCTATAGATCCTGATGATATCACTGAAGATCTGCACCGTGCCATCACCTCATCGCGTCACACTTGTCCTTCGTCACACCTTGTTCTTCAATCGGGGTCGAATTCAATTTTAAAGAGAATGAACCGGAAGTATTCTCGCGGAGATTTTTTAGATTGTGTAGAGAAGTTCCGTGCTTCTGATCCTCGCTATGCCTTTACTACAGATGTGATTGTCGGATTTCCTGGAGAGAGTGATCAAGATTTTGAAGATACTTTGAGAATTATTGAAGATGTAGGCTTTATTAAAGTGCATAGTTTCCCTTTCAGTGCTCGTCGTCGTACTAAGGCATATACTTTTGATAATCAGATTCCCAATCAGGTGATCTATGAGAGGAAGAAGTATCTTGCTGAGGTTGCTAAGAGGGTAGGCCAGAAAGAGATGATGAAGCGTTTAGGAGAGACTACAGAGGTGCTTGTTGAGAAAGTAACGGGGCAGGTTGCTACGGGTCACTCTCCTTATTTTGAAAAGGTTTCTTTCCCTGTTGTAGGAACGGTAGCTATCAACACTCTAGTTTCTGTGCGTCTTGATAGGGTAGAGGAAGAAGGGCTGATTGGGGAGATTGTATGA
- the hflX gene encoding GTPase HflX: MDTIDTPGEQGSQSFGNSLGARFDLPRKEQDPSQALAVASYQNKTDSQVVEEHLDELISLADSCGISVLETRSWILKTPSASTYINVGKLEEIEEILKEFPSIGTLIIDEEITPSQQRNLEKRLGLVVLDRTELILEIFSSRALTAEANIQVQLAQARYLLPRLKRLWGHLSRQKSGGGSGGFVKGEGEKQIELDRRMVRERIHKLSAQLKAVIKQRAERRKVKSRRGIPTFALIGYTNSGKSTLLNLLTAADTYVEDKLFATLDPKTRKCVLPGGRHVLLTDTVGFIRKLPHTLVAAFKSTLEAAFHEDVLLHVVDASHPLALEHVQTTYDLFQELKIEKPRIITVLNKVDRLPQGSIPMKLRLLSPLPVLISAKTGEGIQNLLSLMTEIIQEKSLHVTLNFPYTEYGKFTELCDAGVVASSRYQEDFLVVDAYLPKELQKKFRPFISYVFPEDCGDDEGRGPVLESSFGD; this comes from the coding sequence TTGGACACTATAGATACGCCCGGGGAACAGGGTTCTCAATCTTTCGGAAATTCGTTAGGGGCCAGGTTCGACTTGCCTCGTAAGGAACAGGATCCCTCTCAAGCTTTAGCTGTGGCTTCCTATCAAAATAAGACAGATTCTCAGGTCGTTGAAGAACATTTAGACGAGTTGATCTCACTTGCGGATTCCTGTGGTATTTCTGTTTTAGAGACCCGTTCTTGGATTTTAAAAACACCCTCAGCTTCCACCTATATCAATGTGGGGAAGTTGGAGGAGATCGAAGAAATCTTGAAAGAGTTTCCCTCTATAGGGACTTTGATCATAGATGAGGAGATCACTCCATCCCAACAACGGAATTTAGAGAAACGCCTTGGCCTTGTCGTTTTGGATAGGACGGAGTTAATTTTGGAAATCTTTTCCAGCCGTGCCCTTACTGCAGAGGCAAATATCCAAGTCCAACTTGCACAAGCACGTTATCTCCTTCCTCGTCTTAAGAGACTTTGGGGGCACCTATCTCGGCAAAAATCTGGGGGAGGTAGCGGAGGCTTTGTTAAGGGGGAAGGAGAAAAACAGATCGAGCTAGACCGTAGAATGGTCCGTGAGCGTATCCATAAGCTGTCAGCACAGCTGAAAGCTGTGATCAAACAGCGTGCGGAACGCCGTAAAGTAAAATCTCGACGAGGAATTCCTACCTTTGCTTTGATAGGGTATACAAATTCAGGGAAGAGCACCCTATTAAATTTGCTGACGGCTGCTGATACGTATGTTGAAGACAAGCTATTTGCAACTTTAGATCCCAAAACGCGCAAATGCGTACTTCCAGGAGGCCGTCATGTCCTTCTTACTGATACTGTAGGCTTCATTCGAAAACTTCCTCATACTTTGGTAGCAGCATTTAAAAGTACTTTAGAAGCAGCTTTCCATGAAGATGTTCTTCTGCATGTTGTCGATGCTTCGCATCCTTTAGCTTTAGAGCATGTACAGACGACCTACGATCTCTTTCAAGAGTTGAAGATTGAAAAGCCTAGGATCATTACTGTGTTGAATAAGGTAGATCGGCTTCCTCAAGGAAGTATCCCTATGAAATTACGTTTGCTCTCTCCTCTTCCTGTATTGATTTCAGCAAAAACTGGGGAGGGGATCCAGAATCTTCTTAGTCTTATGACGGAAATCATTCAGGAGAAAAGTTTGCATGTGACTTTGAATTTTCCTTATACAGAATATGGAAAATTTACGGAACTTTGCGATGCCGGGGTTGTGGCCTCGTCAAGGTATCAAGAAGATTTTTTAGTTGTTGACGCGTATCTTCCTAAGGAGCTGCAAAAGAAATTTCGTCCTTTTATTTCTTATGTTTTCCCTGAAGATTGTGGAGATGACGAGGGTAGAGGGCCCGTCTTGGAGAGTTCTTTCGGGGATTAG
- the glgB gene encoding 1,4-alpha-glucan branching protein GlgB, with translation MVDKLIHPWDLDLLVSGRQKDPHKLLGILASEDSSDHIVIFRPGAHTVAIELLGELHHAVAYRSGLFFLSVPKGIGHGDYRVYHQNGLLAHDPYAFPPLWGEIDSFLFHRGTHYRIYERMGAIPMEVQGISGVLFVLWAPHAQRVSVVGDFNFWHGLVNPLRKISDQGIWELFVPGLGEGIRYKWEIVTQSGNVIVKTDPYGKSFDPPPQGTARVADSESYSWSDHRWMERRSKQSEGPVTIYEVHLGSWQWQEGRPLSYSEMAHRLASYCKEMHYTHVELLPITEHPLNESWGYQVTGYYAPTSRYGTLQEFQYFVDYLHKENIGIILDWVPGHFPVDAFALASFDGEPLYEYTGHSQALHPHWNTFTFDYSRHEVTNFLLGSALFWLDKMHIDGLRVDAVASMLYRDYGREDGEWTPNIYGGKENLESIEFLKHLNSVIHKEFSGVLTFAEESTAFPGVTKDVDQGGLGFDYKWNLGWMHDTFHYFMKDPMYRKYHQKDLTFSLWYAFQESFILPLSHDEVVHGKGSLVNKLPGDTWTRFAQMRVLLSYQICLPGKKLLFMGGEFGQYGEWSPDRPLDWELLNHHYHKTLRNCVSALNALYIHQPYLWMQESSQECFHWVDFHDIENNVIAYYRFAGSNRSSALLCVHHFSASTFPSYVLRCEGVKHCELLLNTDDESFGGSGKGNRAPVVCQDQGVAWGLDIELPPLATVIYLVTFF, from the coding sequence ATGGTTGATAAACTGATCCATCCTTGGGATCTTGATCTGCTCGTCTCAGGACGACAGAAAGATCCCCATAAACTCTTAGGGATCCTTGCTTCTGAAGATTCTTCAGATCATATTGTTATTTTTCGTCCAGGGGCGCATACGGTTGCTATTGAACTTCTAGGAGAGCTTCACCACGCTGTAGCTTATCGTTCGGGGCTCTTTTTCTTATCCGTTCCCAAAGGAATCGGACACGGGGATTACCGTGTGTATCATCAGAATGGACTTCTCGCTCATGATCCCTATGCGTTTCCTCCTCTGTGGGGAGAAATTGATTCTTTTTTATTCCATAGAGGAACGCATTACCGCATTTATGAACGCATGGGGGCAATCCCTATGGAAGTTCAAGGAATCTCAGGGGTGCTCTTTGTTCTTTGGGCTCCCCATGCGCAGAGAGTCTCTGTAGTCGGAGATTTTAATTTTTGGCATGGCCTTGTCAATCCTCTACGTAAAATTTCCGATCAGGGGATCTGGGAGCTTTTCGTCCCAGGCTTGGGAGAGGGAATACGGTATAAGTGGGAAATCGTTACCCAATCGGGGAATGTGATTGTAAAAACAGATCCTTATGGGAAGAGCTTTGATCCTCCACCCCAGGGTACAGCTCGTGTTGCGGATTCTGAGAGCTACTCTTGGAGTGATCATCGTTGGATGGAGAGGCGCTCGAAGCAGAGTGAAGGGCCCGTCACGATCTATGAAGTGCACTTAGGCTCTTGGCAATGGCAGGAGGGAAGGCCCTTAAGCTACAGCGAAATGGCGCATCGCCTTGCTAGCTATTGCAAGGAAATGCACTACACTCATGTGGAGCTTCTTCCCATTACGGAGCATCCCCTGAATGAATCTTGGGGCTATCAAGTGACGGGATATTATGCTCCAACATCAAGATACGGGACTCTCCAGGAGTTTCAGTATTTTGTAGACTATCTACATAAAGAAAATATTGGTATTATTTTAGATTGGGTGCCGGGACATTTTCCCGTAGATGCGTTTGCTCTTGCCTCTTTTGATGGGGAGCCTCTCTACGAGTACACGGGGCATAGTCAGGCTCTTCATCCCCACTGGAATACGTTTACCTTTGACTACAGTCGTCATGAAGTGACCAACTTTTTACTAGGGAGTGCTTTATTTTGGCTCGATAAGATGCATATTGATGGCTTACGTGTGGATGCTGTGGCCTCTATGCTGTATCGTGATTATGGCCGTGAAGATGGAGAATGGACGCCTAACATCTATGGAGGTAAGGAGAACTTAGAGTCTATAGAATTTTTGAAACACTTAAATTCTGTAATTCATAAGGAGTTCTCTGGAGTGCTCACCTTTGCAGAGGAATCCACAGCGTTTCCAGGAGTCACTAAGGACGTAGATCAGGGAGGTCTGGGGTTTGATTACAAATGGAACTTAGGTTGGATGCACGATACCTTTCATTACTTTATGAAGGATCCCATGTATCGTAAATACCATCAGAAAGATCTGACATTTAGCCTTTGGTATGCCTTCCAAGAGTCTTTTATTCTTCCTCTCTCGCATGACGAGGTGGTCCACGGTAAGGGCAGCTTAGTGAATAAGCTTCCCGGGGATACCTGGACCCGATTTGCTCAAATGAGAGTGCTCTTGAGCTACCAGATCTGTTTGCCTGGGAAAAAGTTACTGTTCATGGGTGGGGAATTCGGACAATACGGCGAGTGGTCTCCTGATCGTCCCTTAGATTGGGAGCTTTTGAATCATCACTACCACAAAACTTTGCGAAACTGTGTCTCTGCATTGAATGCGTTGTATATTCACCAACCCTATTTATGGATGCAAGAGAGCTCTCAAGAGTGCTTCCATTGGGTAGACTTCCATGATATAGAAAACAATGTCATTGCCTATTATAGATTTGCAGGCAGCAATCGTTCTTCGGCGCTTCTCTGTGTCCATCATTTCAGTGCGAGTACTTTTCCTTCCTATGTTTTAAGGTGTGAAGGTGTAAAGCATTGTGAACTCCTTCTCAACACTGATGATGAGTCTTTTGGAGGCTCAGGGAAGGGAAATCGGGCTCCTGTGGTCTGTCAAGACCAAGGGGTCGCTTGGGGTTTGGATATAGAGCTCCCTCCTTTAGCTACTGTGATCTATTTAGTTACTTTTTTCTAA
- a CDS encoding HEAT repeat domain-containing protein yields the protein MFGSESLRYQLLIQDFAKVSEEGIGLLESKEYSLLQAKLVLRALAQNSSFDDWFRSFKKCQISYPELAHDRDVLEEFGIQVLREGIENPSVTVRAVSVLAIGLARDFRLVPLLLQSCNDDSAIVRSLALQVAVNYGSESLKKAIVELARNDDSIHVRITAYQVVALLQIEELLPFLRERAENKLVDSVERREAWKACLELSSQFLETGVAKDDIDQALFTCEVLRNGMLPETTEIFTELLSVEHPEVQESLLLSALAWSHQLQNHKEFLSKVRHVMCTSPFAKVRFQAAALLHLHGDPLGRDSLVEGLRSPQPLVCEAASAALCSLGIHGVPLAKEHLESLSSRKAAANLSILLLVSREDIERAGDVIARYLSNPEMCWAIEYFLWDAQWNLRGDTFPLYSDMIKREIGRKLIRLLAVARYSQAKAVTATFLSGQQAQGWSFFSGMFWEEGDVKTSEDLVTDACFAAKLEGALASLCQKKDQASLQRVSQLYNDSRWQDKLAILESVAFSENLDAVPFLLDCCHHEAPSLRSAAAGALFSIFK from the coding sequence TTGTTCGGCTCGGAGTCCCTCCGTTATCAATTGTTGATCCAAGATTTTGCAAAAGTTTCAGAAGAGGGCATAGGCCTTTTGGAGTCTAAAGAGTATTCTTTACTTCAGGCTAAGCTAGTTTTAAGGGCTCTGGCTCAAAATTCTTCTTTTGATGATTGGTTTAGAAGTTTTAAGAAGTGTCAGATTTCCTATCCAGAGTTAGCTCATGATCGCGATGTCTTAGAAGAATTTGGGATTCAAGTTCTGCGTGAGGGAATCGAAAATCCTTCCGTGACCGTTCGTGCTGTGAGTGTCCTTGCTATTGGGCTTGCTAGAGATTTTCGCTTGGTCCCTCTCCTGCTCCAAAGTTGTAATGATGACAGTGCTATTGTTCGATCTTTGGCTCTTCAGGTTGCTGTGAACTATGGCTCTGAAAGTTTAAAAAAGGCCATTGTAGAGCTTGCCCGTAATGATGATTCTATTCATGTTCGGATTACAGCATATCAGGTGGTCGCTCTTTTACAGATAGAGGAGCTATTGCCATTTTTAAGAGAGCGTGCTGAGAACAAACTTGTAGATAGTGTAGAACGTCGAGAGGCGTGGAAGGCTTGCTTGGAACTCTCTTCTCAATTTCTAGAGACGGGTGTAGCTAAGGACGATATTGATCAAGCGTTGTTCACTTGTGAAGTGTTGCGTAACGGTATGTTGCCAGAGACTACTGAGATTTTTACAGAACTCTTATCTGTAGAGCATCCTGAAGTGCAGGAGTCTCTCTTACTTTCTGCTTTAGCTTGGAGTCATCAGCTACAGAATCACAAAGAGTTTCTTAGTAAAGTGCGCCATGTGATGTGCACTTCTCCATTTGCAAAAGTACGTTTTCAAGCTGCTGCACTTCTCCATCTGCATGGAGACCCTTTGGGCAGAGACTCTCTGGTTGAGGGCTTGCGCTCTCCTCAACCTCTTGTGTGTGAGGCAGCTTCGGCGGCTCTCTGCTCTTTAGGAATCCATGGAGTCCCTTTGGCAAAGGAGCATTTGGAGAGCCTTTCTTCTCGAAAGGCTGCTGCGAACCTCTCCATTTTGCTTCTTGTGAGCCGTGAAGATATTGAAAGAGCTGGAGATGTGATTGCTCGCTACCTCTCCAATCCTGAAATGTGCTGGGCTATAGAGTATTTCTTATGGGATGCACAATGGAATTTACGTGGTGATACCTTCCCTCTATATTCGGATATGATTAAACGTGAGATTGGTAGGAAGCTCATTCGCCTTTTGGCAGTAGCTCGCTATAGCCAAGCCAAGGCTGTAACAGCAACGTTCCTTTCAGGACAGCAAGCTCAGGGATGGAGCTTTTTTTCTGGAATGTTCTGGGAAGAGGGAGATGTGAAAACTTCTGAGGATTTGGTTACAGATGCTTGCTTTGCAGCAAAGTTGGAAGGAGCGTTAGCCTCGCTATGTCAGAAAAAAGATCAAGCTTCCCTACAGAGGGTCTCTCAACTTTATAATGACAGCCGTTGGCAAGATAAATTAGCAATCTTAGAGAGCGTTGCTTTTTCTGAGAATCTTGATGCTGTGCCTTTTCTTCTAGACTGCTGCCATCACGAAGCTCCTTCGCTGCGAAGTGCAGCAGCGGGTGCTCTTTTCTCTATTTTCAAATAA
- a CDS encoding histidine triad nucleotide-binding protein: protein MTVFKQIIDGLIDCEKVFENENFIAIKDRFPQAPVHLLIIPKKPIPRFQDIPGDEMILMAEAGKIVQELAAEFGIADGYRVVINNGAEGGQAVFHLHIHLLGGRPLGAIA, encoded by the coding sequence ATGACAGTATTCAAACAAATTATCGATGGATTGATAGATTGTGAAAAGGTATTTGAAAACGAAAATTTCATAGCTATAAAAGATCGTTTTCCTCAAGCTCCTGTTCATCTTCTTATCATTCCTAAAAAACCTATACCACGATTTCAGGATATCCCAGGGGATGAGATGATTTTAATGGCAGAGGCTGGAAAGATCGTGCAAGAGCTTGCTGCAGAATTTGGAATTGCCGATGGGTATCGTGTGGTTATCAACAACGGTGCTGAAGGAGGACAGGCGGTATTTCACTTACATATTCATCTTTTAGGTGGGCGTCCTTTAGGTGCTATAGCCTAA
- a CDS encoding MBL fold metallo-hydrolase — translation MVRDIQSESIGKLVFLGTGNPEGIPVPFCSCRVCQNTGIHRLRSSVLIQYQNKTLVIDAGPDFRTQMLVAGVSELDGVFLTHPHYDHIGGIDDLRAWYIVTQRSLPLVLSASTYRFLNKAKEYLFATPNVESSLPAVLEFTILNEDCGQEEFQGIPYTYVSYYQKSCHVTGFRFGNLAYLTDLCSYDAKIFSYLDNVETLILSAGPSETPIPFQGHKSSHLTVEEAKAFANHAGIKNLIITHISHCLEAERDQHPEVTFAYDGMEVLWTL, via the coding sequence ATGGTAAGAGATATTCAGAGTGAATCTATAGGGAAATTAGTATTTTTAGGCACAGGAAATCCCGAAGGAATTCCCGTGCCGTTTTGCTCATGTAGAGTGTGTCAAAACACAGGGATTCATCGTTTACGATCTTCGGTACTCATTCAATATCAAAACAAGACTCTAGTGATTGACGCAGGCCCTGATTTTCGTACGCAGATGTTAGTTGCAGGGGTTTCCGAGCTCGATGGGGTATTTCTGACCCATCCCCACTACGATCATATCGGTGGTATTGATGATTTACGTGCGTGGTACATAGTCACGCAGCGTTCGTTGCCTTTGGTCCTTTCTGCAAGCACCTATAGATTTTTAAACAAGGCTAAAGAGTATCTCTTCGCCACTCCGAATGTAGAGTCTTCACTTCCCGCAGTTTTAGAGTTTACAATCTTGAATGAGGACTGTGGGCAGGAGGAATTTCAGGGCATTCCCTATACTTATGTTTCCTATTATCAAAAGTCGTGCCATGTAACGGGTTTTCGTTTTGGAAATCTTGCTTATCTTACAGATCTCTGTAGCTATGATGCAAAAATTTTCAGTTACTTAGATAATGTAGAGACATTGATCTTGTCTGCGGGTCCATCGGAAACTCCTATTCCTTTTCAGGGACACAAATCTTCGCATCTTACTGTAGAAGAAGCCAAAGCTTTTGCGAATCATGCAGGGATAAAGAATTTAATTATTACACATATCAGCCACTGTTTAGAAGCAGAGCGTGACCAGCATCCAGAGGTCACATTTGCTTATGATGGCATGGAGGTCCTTTGGACACTATAG
- the aroF gene encoding 3-deoxy-7-phosphoheptulonate synthase, which produces MHEVLILTFTYPLPRTLKQHPDEVHTVPISPNLSFGEGSPILIAGPCTLESYEHTVSSALTVKEAGAQVFRGSIRKPRTSPFSFQGWEKECVLWHKEAQSIHGLPTETEVLDVRDVEITAEHVDILRIGAKNMHNTPLLQEVSKSHRPIILKRSPAATLEEWLCAAEYILASSPSCPGVILCERGIRTFEHSTRYTLDLNTVALLKEISSLPVIVDPSHAAGKRSLVLPLASAGLSVGADGLMIEVHAHPEKALCDAKQQITPEELHLFAKKHFCPSESRAHAIS; this is translated from the coding sequence TTGCATGAGGTACTTATTCTTACGTTTACCTATCCCCTACCGCGCACCCTCAAACAGCATCCTGACGAGGTCCATACCGTTCCTATTTCTCCAAATCTATCGTTTGGAGAAGGATCGCCAATACTGATCGCAGGCCCCTGCACCTTAGAAAGTTACGAGCATACAGTCTCTTCAGCTCTTACAGTTAAAGAAGCAGGAGCTCAGGTATTCCGAGGATCAATCAGAAAACCACGGACAAGCCCATTTTCGTTTCAAGGATGGGAGAAAGAGTGTGTGCTTTGGCATAAGGAAGCACAGAGCATCCATGGTCTCCCTACAGAAACCGAAGTTTTAGATGTCCGAGATGTTGAAATTACTGCCGAACATGTGGATATCCTCCGTATCGGAGCCAAAAACATGCATAACACCCCTCTTTTACAAGAGGTCAGCAAATCACATCGTCCGATTATCCTAAAACGCAGTCCAGCAGCTACTCTTGAAGAGTGGCTATGCGCAGCGGAGTACATCCTTGCTTCTTCTCCCTCCTGTCCTGGGGTAATCCTTTGTGAACGAGGAATTCGTACCTTTGAGCACTCTACGCGCTACACGCTAGATCTCAATACCGTGGCTCTCCTTAAAGAGATCTCTTCTCTCCCTGTAATTGTAGATCCTTCCCACGCAGCGGGGAAGCGTTCTCTAGTTCTTCCTCTCGCCTCTGCTGGTCTCTCGGTAGGTGCCGACGGTCTGATGATCGAAGTGCATGCACACCCTGAAAAGGCTCTTTGTGACGCGAAGCAACAGATCACGCCCGAGGAGCTTCACCTATTTGCTAAAAAGCACTTCTGCCCATCAGAATCACGGGCTCATGCGATTTCTTGA
- a CDS encoding transporter substrate-binding domain-containing protein has product MIKQIGRFFRAFIFIMPLSLTSCESKIDRNRIWIVGTNATYPPFEYVDAQGEVVGFDIDLAKAISEKLGKQLEVREFAFDALILNLKKHRIDAILAGMSITPSRQKEIALLPYYGDEVQELMVVSKRSLETPVLPLTQYSSVAVQTGTFQEHYLLSQPGICVRSFDSTLEVIMEVRYGKSPVAVLEPSVGRVVLKDFPNLVATRLELPPECWVLGCGLGVAKDRPEEIQTIQQAITDLKSEGVIQSLTKKWQLSEVAYE; this is encoded by the coding sequence ATGATAAAACAAATAGGCCGTTTTTTTAGAGCATTTATTTTTATAATGCCTTTATCTTTAACAAGTTGTGAGTCTAAAATCGATCGAAATCGCATCTGGATTGTAGGTACGAATGCTACATATCCTCCTTTTGAGTATGTGGATGCTCAGGGGGAAGTTGTAGGTTTCGATATAGATTTGGCAAAGGCAATTAGTGAAAAACTTGGCAAGCAATTGGAAGTTAGAGAATTCGCTTTCGATGCTTTAATTTTAAATTTAAAAAAACATCGTATCGATGCAATTTTAGCAGGAATGTCCATTACTCCTTCGCGTCAGAAGGAAATCGCCCTGCTTCCCTATTATGGCGATGAGGTTCAAGAGCTGATGGTGGTTTCTAAGCGGTCTTTAGAGACCCCTGTGCTTCCCCTAACACAGTATTCTTCTGTTGCTGTTCAGACAGGAACGTTTCAGGAGCATTATCTTTTATCTCAGCCCGGAATTTGTGTCCGTTCTTTTGATAGCACCTTGGAGGTGATTATGGAAGTTCGTTATGGGAAATCTCCGGTTGCCGTTCTAGAACCCTCGGTAGGACGTGTCGTTCTTAAAGACTTCCCTAATCTTGTTGCAACAAGATTAGAGCTCCCTCCTGAATGTTGGGTGTTGGGCTGTGGTCTCGGCGTAGCTAAAGATCGTCCTGAAGAAATACAAACGATTCAACAAGCGATTACAGATTTAAAGAGCGAAGGGGTGATTCAATCTTTAACCAAGAAATGGCAACTTTCTGAAGTTGCTTACGAATAG